In Nocardioides faecalis, the following proteins share a genomic window:
- a CDS encoding DUF4229 domain-containing protein, which produces MKEFWIYTGLRIAMFIGTFCIVFGLWFLVADSVNVLLVMVIAFLISGVASYVLLERQRNAFAQRVEGRAGRISEKYEEMRSKEDGEA; this is translated from the coding sequence GTGAAGGAGTTCTGGATCTACACCGGTCTGCGGATCGCGATGTTCATCGGCACGTTCTGCATCGTCTTCGGCCTGTGGTTCCTGGTGGCCGACTCGGTCAACGTGCTCCTGGTGATGGTGATCGCGTTCCTGATCAGCGGCGTCGCGTCGTACGTGCTGCTCGAGCGGCAGCGCAACGCGTTCGCCCAGCGGGTCGAGGGCCGCGCCGGCCGGATCAGCGAGAAGTACGAGGAGATGCGCTCCAAGGAGGACGGCGAGGCCTGA
- a CDS encoding 1,4-dihydroxy-2-naphthoate polyprenyltransferase, producing MATPAHWIAGARLRTLPAAVAPVLVGTAVAAYDDQAVWWKALLALVVSLALQVGVNYANDYSDGIRGTDDERVGPLRLVGSGLATPAAVKRAAFGCFGLAGVAGLVLAATTSLWLVLVGVLCILAAWFYTGGSKPYGYLGLGEVMVFVFFGLVAVVGTTYVQTGEWGEAGWPALAGGVGIGALACVILVANNLRDIPTDVVAGKLTLAVRLGDARTRVFFTLLVALAAAALVVLAALTTWWALLGLGFLVPAGAAVRTVLGGARGPALIPVLQRIGMAELAWAVLAGAGLLAG from the coding sequence ATGGCCACTCCCGCACACTGGATCGCCGGCGCCCGGCTGCGCACCCTCCCCGCCGCGGTCGCACCCGTGCTGGTCGGCACCGCCGTCGCGGCGTACGACGACCAGGCCGTGTGGTGGAAGGCGCTGCTCGCGCTCGTGGTCAGCCTGGCGCTGCAGGTCGGCGTCAACTACGCCAACGACTACTCCGACGGCATCCGCGGCACCGACGACGAGCGGGTCGGTCCGCTGCGGCTGGTCGGCTCCGGCCTGGCCACGCCGGCCGCGGTCAAGCGCGCGGCGTTCGGCTGCTTCGGTCTCGCCGGCGTCGCCGGGCTGGTGCTGGCCGCGACGACGTCGCTGTGGCTGGTGCTCGTCGGCGTGCTCTGCATCCTCGCGGCCTGGTTCTACACCGGCGGCTCGAAGCCCTACGGCTACCTGGGCCTGGGCGAGGTCATGGTCTTCGTCTTCTTCGGCCTGGTCGCGGTGGTGGGCACGACGTACGTGCAGACCGGCGAGTGGGGCGAGGCCGGCTGGCCGGCACTCGCCGGTGGCGTCGGCATCGGCGCGCTGGCCTGCGTGATCCTCGTGGCCAACAACCTGCGCGACATCCCCACCGACGTGGTGGCGGGCAAGCTGACGCTCGCCGTGCGGCTGGGAGATGCCCGCACCCGGGTCTTCTTCACGCTGCTGGTCGCGCTCGCGGCGGCGGCGCTGGTCGTGCTGGCCGCCCTCACCACGTGGTGGGCCCTGCTCGGCCTGGGGTTCCTGGTGCCGGCGGGCGCTGCGGTGCGGACCGTGCTCGGCGGCGCCCGGGGTCCGGCGCTGATCCCGGTGCTGCAGCGGATCGGGATGGCCGAGCTGGCCTGGGCCGTGCTCGCCGGTGCGGGTCTGCTGGCCGGCTGA
- a CDS encoding AMP-binding protein, with the protein MELFWVRGGADEVVASVADWLSADPAPPAVVETSGSTGAPKRVVLPRAAVLASVRASAERLGATGPWVLALPATFVAGLQVVVRSLVAGHRPTLLERDGWPEGEGWFVSLVPTQLRRMLTDPVDVAALRRAHTVLLGGGPIGASLRESAERAGVHVVATYGSAETAGGCVYDGVPLDGVAVALGEGGRIRIAGPTLFTGYDGDPTATAEVLRDGWFQTSDAGRIDADGRLEVIGRVDDVIVSGGLNVPGPAVAERLRTHPGLAAAEVLGVPDPEWGRRVVAFVVPAPPGPAPGLEELRDWVGATEPRAWAPRSLVVLDDIPLLGNGKPDRQALLALAGQQVRP; encoded by the coding sequence GTGGAGCTGTTCTGGGTGCGTGGCGGGGCGGACGAGGTCGTGGCCTCGGTCGCGGACTGGTTGTCGGCCGACCCGGCCCCACCCGCGGTGGTCGAGACCTCCGGCTCGACCGGCGCCCCGAAGCGGGTCGTGCTGCCGCGCGCCGCGGTGCTGGCCTCGGTGCGGGCCTCCGCCGAGCGCCTGGGCGCCACCGGACCGTGGGTGCTGGCGCTGCCCGCCACCTTCGTCGCCGGGCTCCAGGTCGTCGTCCGCTCGCTGGTCGCCGGGCACCGGCCGACCCTGTTGGAGCGCGACGGCTGGCCCGAGGGCGAGGGCTGGTTCGTCTCGTTGGTGCCGACCCAGCTGCGCCGGATGCTGACCGACCCCGTCGACGTGGCGGCCCTGCGCCGCGCGCACACCGTCCTGCTCGGCGGCGGGCCGATCGGCGCGTCGCTGCGTGAGAGCGCGGAGCGCGCCGGGGTGCACGTGGTGGCGACGTACGGCTCCGCGGAGACCGCCGGAGGCTGCGTCTACGACGGGGTGCCGCTCGACGGCGTCGCGGTCGCGCTCGGTGAGGGCGGCCGGATCCGGATCGCCGGGCCCACCCTGTTCACCGGCTACGACGGTGACCCGACGGCCACCGCCGAGGTGCTGCGCGACGGCTGGTTCCAGACCTCGGACGCCGGCCGGATCGACGCCGACGGCCGGCTCGAGGTGATCGGCCGGGTCGACGACGTGATCGTCAGCGGCGGCCTCAACGTGCCCGGGCCCGCCGTGGCCGAGCGGCTGCGCACCCACCCCGGCCTCGCGGCCGCGGAGGTGCTCGGCGTGCCCGACCCGGAGTGGGGCCGGCGCGTCGTCGCGTTCGTGGTGCCCGCGCCGCCGGGACCCGCACCCGGGTTGGAGGAGCTGCGCGACTGGGTCGGTGCCACGGAGCCCCGCGCCTGGGCGCCGCGCAGCCTCGTGGTGCTCGACGACATCCCGCTGCTGGGCAACGGCAAGCCGGACCGGCAGGCGCTGCTGGCGCTGGCCGGCCAGCAGGTGCGGCCATGA
- a CDS encoding o-succinylbenzoate synthase, translated as MRVVAVPMTTRFRGITVREMALLRGPAGWGEWSPFLEYSPEVAEPWLRCAEEAAAGDWPAPVRDSVPVNVTVPAVDPERAHRIVTDSGCRTAKVKVADAGRPLAEDQARLEAVRDALGPTGLIRIDVNGGWSVEEAVAAIAVLERAAGGLEYVEQPTASVEDLARVRRRVAVPIAADESIRRAEDPYRVRELEAADVAVLKVQPLGGVRACLEIAERIELPVVVSSALETSVGIAAGVALAAALPELPHACGLATVQLLTADVASEPLLPVDGALPVRRPKVDPQQLDLLAAAPERVRAWQARLEAVRAVRETRR; from the coding sequence ATGAGGGTCGTCGCCGTGCCGATGACGACCCGGTTCCGCGGCATCACGGTGCGCGAGATGGCGCTGCTGCGCGGCCCCGCCGGCTGGGGGGAGTGGAGCCCCTTCCTGGAGTACTCGCCCGAGGTCGCCGAGCCGTGGCTGCGCTGCGCCGAGGAGGCCGCCGCGGGGGACTGGCCCGCGCCCGTGCGCGACAGCGTGCCCGTCAACGTCACCGTGCCCGCGGTGGACCCCGAGCGTGCGCACCGCATCGTCACCGACAGCGGCTGCCGCACCGCCAAGGTGAAGGTCGCCGACGCCGGCCGGCCGCTGGCCGAGGACCAGGCCCGCCTGGAGGCGGTGCGCGACGCGCTCGGCCCCACGGGGTTGATCCGCATCGACGTCAACGGCGGCTGGAGCGTGGAGGAGGCCGTCGCGGCGATCGCGGTCCTGGAGCGCGCCGCCGGCGGCCTGGAGTACGTCGAGCAGCCGACCGCCTCCGTGGAGGACCTGGCTCGCGTGCGCCGGCGCGTGGCGGTGCCCATCGCCGCGGACGAGTCGATCCGCCGCGCCGAGGACCCCTACCGGGTGCGCGAGCTGGAGGCCGCGGACGTGGCGGTGCTCAAGGTGCAGCCGCTCGGCGGGGTGCGCGCCTGCCTGGAGATCGCCGAGCGCATCGAGCTGCCGGTCGTGGTCTCCTCGGCGTTGGAGACCTCCGTGGGCATCGCGGCCGGGGTGGCGCTGGCCGCGGCGCTGCCCGAGCTGCCGCACGCCTGCGGCCTGGCGACCGTGCAGCTGCTCACCGCGGACGTGGCCAGCGAGCCGCTGCTCCCGGTGGACGGCGCGCTGCCGGTGCGCCGGCCGAAGGTCGACCCGCAGCAGCTGGACCTGCTCGCGGCCGCGCCGGAGCGGGTGCGCGCCTGGCAGGCCAGGCTGGAGGCCGTCCGCGCGGTGCGGGAGACTCGGCGCTGA
- the menD gene encoding 2-succinyl-5-enolpyruvyl-6-hydroxy-3-cyclohexene-1-carboxylic-acid synthase — protein sequence MPAPTPDPAPAPSLSAGETAGELADALVRWLVRAGVTDVVLAPGSRNAPLVLALWAAAPAGGPRLHVRIDERTAAFLALGLTKVSERRRAAVLTTSGTAVANLHPAVLEAVHAGVGLVVVSADRPARLRGTGANQTTDQVGIFSPLVTSHDVATVTELRAVPAPPEQVVHLNVQLDVPLVPPAPPQPVALGPADRPAPADPAADDREPSAPYVLERGPRTVVVAGDGAGPAARVLAESAGWPLLAEPTSGARTGENALRAYRLLLGTDLGRRIERVVVLGRPTLSRPVTNLLARDDVEVLVVPAAGHWPPRPAGARTITAPRWDEQGVDDPAWLAAWREADRDLGRSIDRLLAAEPALTPYDVAAATFAALPAGGLLVVGASSPIRDLDLMARPAPVGTRRKLLANRGLAGIDGTISTAIGAALGRPHSTRNLALMGDLTFLHDQTGLVIGPDEPRPDLTIVVPNDDGGAIFSMLEQGGAAHAASFERLFGTPHGTDLAGLCAAARVPHLRVSSRPELEQALSSPNGGIEVVEAVVDRAGRRHLDERLRALALDLAPARPAARPAARPAAGPTVR from the coding sequence ATGCCTGCGCCCACCCCCGACCCCGCGCCCGCTCCGTCCCTCTCGGCAGGGGAGACGGCCGGCGAGCTCGCCGACGCCCTGGTCCGCTGGCTGGTGCGCGCCGGCGTGACCGACGTGGTGCTGGCGCCGGGCTCCCGCAACGCCCCGCTGGTCCTGGCGCTGTGGGCCGCGGCCCCCGCCGGTGGGCCCCGGTTGCACGTGCGCATCGACGAGCGGACCGCGGCCTTCCTCGCCCTCGGCCTGACCAAGGTCTCCGAGCGACGCCGCGCCGCGGTCCTGACGACCTCGGGCACCGCGGTGGCCAACCTGCACCCGGCCGTCCTCGAGGCGGTGCACGCCGGCGTCGGCCTCGTCGTGGTCTCCGCGGACCGCCCGGCACGGTTGCGCGGCACCGGCGCCAACCAGACCACCGACCAGGTCGGCATCTTCTCCCCGCTCGTGACCTCCCACGACGTGGCGACGGTGACCGAGCTGCGCGCGGTGCCGGCGCCGCCCGAGCAGGTGGTGCACCTCAACGTGCAGCTGGACGTGCCGCTCGTCCCGCCCGCGCCGCCGCAGCCCGTGGCGCTCGGACCCGCCGACCGGCCCGCTCCCGCCGATCCTGCTGCCGACGACCGTGAGCCGTCGGCGCCCTACGTGCTGGAGCGCGGCCCGCGCACGGTGGTGGTCGCCGGCGACGGCGCCGGCCCCGCCGCCCGGGTGCTCGCGGAGTCCGCCGGCTGGCCGCTGCTGGCCGAGCCGACCAGCGGCGCCCGCACCGGTGAGAACGCGCTGCGTGCCTACCGGCTGCTGCTGGGCACCGACCTGGGCCGCCGCATCGAGCGGGTGGTCGTGCTGGGCCGGCCCACCCTGTCCCGCCCGGTCACCAACCTGCTGGCGCGTGACGACGTCGAGGTGCTGGTGGTGCCGGCCGCCGGCCACTGGCCGCCCCGCCCCGCAGGAGCCCGCACCATCACGGCGCCACGCTGGGACGAGCAGGGGGTCGACGACCCGGCCTGGCTCGCCGCCTGGCGCGAGGCCGACCGCGACCTCGGCCGGAGCATCGACCGCCTGCTCGCCGCCGAGCCCGCCCTCACGCCGTACGACGTCGCGGCGGCCACCTTCGCCGCGCTACCGGCCGGCGGGCTGCTGGTGGTGGGCGCCTCCAGCCCGATCCGCGACCTGGACCTGATGGCGCGCCCGGCACCGGTGGGCACGCGCCGCAAGCTGCTGGCCAACCGCGGCCTGGCCGGCATCGACGGCACCATCAGCACCGCGATCGGTGCCGCGCTGGGCCGTCCGCACTCCACCCGCAACCTCGCGCTGATGGGCGACCTGACGTTCCTGCACGACCAGACCGGGCTGGTGATCGGCCCGGACGAGCCGCGTCCCGACCTGACGATCGTGGTGCCCAACGACGACGGCGGCGCGATCTTCTCGATGCTGGAGCAGGGCGGCGCCGCGCACGCCGCGTCGTTCGAGCGCCTCTTCGGCACCCCGCACGGCACGGACCTCGCCGGGCTGTGCGCCGCGGCCCGGGTCCCGCACCTGCGGGTCTCCTCGCGGCCCGAGCTGGAGCAGGCGCTGAGCAGCCCCAACGGAGGCATCGAGGTGGTCGAGGCCGTCGTCGACCGGGCCGGGCGCCGGCACCTCGACGAGCGGCTGCGCGCGCTGGCACTCGACCTGGCCCCAGCCCGACCGGCAGCCCGACCGGCAGCCCGACCGGCAGCAGGACCGACAGTCCGGTGA
- the nhaA gene encoding Na+/H+ antiporter NhaA has product MSLAGDPDETGVDPDAADACSFAAPAETRTASPLRHFISTETTGAALLVAAALVALVWANSPASGAYEDLWHLRLAVQLAGGGIDLDLHHWVNDGLMVVFFFVIGLEVRREFAVGELTDRRRLRVPLVAGLGGMLVPAALYLLLNPTGEAAAGWGVVIGTDTAFLLGALALVGPRVSTQLRIFLLTLTVIDDIVAVSVIGVVYSDGLEPAALAVAAACLVLLVVLDRVGEWRASPYVVTVLVLWIATLESGVHAAIAGMVSGLLVPAADPDRRLVQRAAARVRRFQQSPLPQVQRQARRELNRAVSVNERLQEVLHGWTSFVVVPVFALANAGIDLRDGVLRDALGSPITWGVVLGLVLGKLLGIGLGALGAVRLGAGELPEGVGAGHTLAGAALSGIGFTVSLLIIGLAFDDQRMQDEAKVGVLLAAVLAAALGWLVFAVAARFFDQRDAALPTTLAEPVDPATDHVAGPPDAPLTLVEYFDYECPFCARATGAAREVRRHFGDRLRYVARHLPLAVHPHAVLAGVAAEAAGRQGRFWEMHDLLFSNQDRLSRADLLEHAATLGLDVDRFAADLDDPALLARVERDETSAAGGGVRGTPTFFVGTERHQGPYDARSLIAALEAAAQRTRS; this is encoded by the coding sequence GTGAGCCTGGCAGGCGACCCGGACGAGACGGGGGTGGACCCCGACGCCGCGGACGCCTGCTCCTTCGCCGCTCCCGCCGAGACCCGCACGGCCTCGCCGCTGCGCCACTTCATCAGCACCGAGACGACCGGTGCCGCGCTGCTGGTCGCCGCGGCCCTGGTCGCGTTGGTGTGGGCGAACTCGCCGGCCTCGGGCGCCTACGAGGACCTGTGGCACCTGCGGCTCGCGGTGCAGCTCGCCGGCGGTGGGATCGACCTCGACCTGCACCACTGGGTCAACGACGGCCTGATGGTGGTCTTCTTCTTCGTCATCGGCCTGGAGGTGCGCCGCGAGTTCGCGGTCGGCGAGCTGACCGACCGGCGCCGGCTGCGGGTGCCGCTGGTCGCCGGCCTGGGCGGCATGCTGGTGCCGGCGGCGCTCTACCTGCTGCTCAACCCGACCGGCGAGGCCGCGGCCGGCTGGGGCGTGGTGATCGGCACCGACACCGCTTTCCTGCTCGGCGCGCTCGCCCTGGTCGGGCCGCGCGTGTCCACCCAGCTGCGGATCTTCCTGCTCACCCTGACCGTGATCGACGACATCGTCGCGGTCAGCGTGATCGGCGTCGTCTACTCCGACGGCCTCGAGCCCGCCGCGCTCGCGGTCGCCGCCGCCTGCCTGGTGCTGCTGGTGGTGCTGGACCGGGTGGGGGAGTGGCGCGCGTCGCCGTACGTCGTGACCGTGCTGGTGCTCTGGATCGCCACGCTGGAGTCCGGGGTGCACGCCGCCATCGCCGGCATGGTCTCCGGTCTGCTGGTGCCCGCCGCCGACCCGGACCGCCGGCTGGTGCAACGTGCCGCCGCCCGGGTGCGGCGCTTCCAGCAGTCGCCGCTGCCGCAGGTGCAGCGGCAGGCGCGCCGGGAGCTGAACCGCGCGGTCTCGGTGAACGAGCGGCTGCAGGAGGTGCTGCACGGGTGGACCAGCTTCGTGGTGGTGCCGGTCTTCGCGCTGGCCAACGCCGGCATCGACCTGCGCGACGGGGTGCTGCGCGACGCCCTCGGCTCCCCGATCACCTGGGGGGTCGTCCTCGGCCTGGTGCTGGGCAAGCTCCTCGGCATCGGGCTGGGCGCGCTGGGCGCGGTCCGGCTGGGCGCCGGTGAGCTGCCGGAGGGGGTGGGCGCCGGGCACACGCTCGCGGGCGCCGCGCTCTCGGGCATCGGCTTCACGGTCTCCCTGCTGATCATCGGCCTGGCCTTCGACGACCAGCGGATGCAGGACGAGGCGAAGGTCGGGGTGCTGCTCGCCGCGGTCCTGGCGGCCGCGCTGGGCTGGCTGGTCTTCGCCGTGGCCGCGCGGTTCTTCGACCAACGCGACGCGGCACTGCCCACCACCCTCGCCGAACCGGTCGACCCGGCCACCGACCATGTCGCCGGCCCGCCGGACGCCCCGCTCACGCTGGTGGAGTACTTCGACTACGAGTGCCCGTTCTGCGCCCGCGCCACCGGCGCCGCGCGTGAGGTGCGCCGCCACTTCGGCGACCGGCTGCGCTACGTGGCCCGGCACCTGCCGCTGGCCGTGCACCCGCACGCCGTGCTCGCCGGGGTCGCCGCCGAGGCGGCCGGACGCCAGGGCAGGTTCTGGGAGATGCACGACCTGCTGTTCTCGAACCAGGACCGGCTGAGCCGGGCCGACCTCCTCGAGCACGCCGCCACGCTGGGCCTGGACGTGGACCGCTTCGCCGCCGACCTCGACGACCCCGCGCTGCTGGCCCGGGTCGAGCGGGACGAGACCAGCGCGGCCGGCGGCGGCGTGCGGGGCACGCCGACCTTCTTCGTCGGCACCGAGCGCCACCAGGGTCCGTACGACGCCCGCAGCCTCATCGCCGCGCTGGAGGCCGCGGCCCAGCGGACGCGATCCTGA
- a CDS encoding MBL fold metallo-hydrolase, protein MRLTKFGHAAVRITHEDTTVVLDPGAWSEREAVEGADAVLITHEHADHYHPDHLRATDAPIYTIGAVAAQIRESAPDIAERVTVVSPEETWQLGSIGVKAIGELHAVIHPEMPRFNNSGYLFTLGDTTVFHPGDALTGPGVPVDVLLAPVSAPWMRASEGIDFARSVGAARNVAIHDAVYSPEGLGFADGLFGRLLGARDLDYVRLASGSDL, encoded by the coding sequence ATGCGACTGACGAAGTTCGGCCACGCGGCCGTCCGGATCACTCACGAGGACACCACGGTGGTGCTGGACCCCGGCGCCTGGAGCGAGCGGGAGGCGGTGGAGGGTGCCGACGCGGTGCTCATCACCCACGAGCACGCCGACCACTACCACCCCGACCACCTGCGGGCCACGGACGCCCCGATCTACACGATCGGCGCCGTCGCCGCGCAGATCCGGGAGAGCGCCCCGGACATCGCGGAGCGGGTCACGGTCGTCTCCCCGGAGGAGACCTGGCAGCTGGGCAGCATCGGGGTGAAGGCGATCGGTGAGCTGCACGCGGTGATCCACCCCGAGATGCCGCGGTTCAACAACAGCGGCTACCTGTTCACCCTCGGCGACACCACCGTCTTCCACCCCGGTGACGCGCTGACCGGTCCCGGTGTGCCGGTCGACGTGCTCCTTGCCCCGGTCTCCGCGCCCTGGATGCGGGCCAGCGAGGGCATCGACTTCGCCCGGTCGGTGGGGGCGGCGCGCAACGTGGCGATCCACGACGCGGTCTACTCGCCCGAGGGGCTCGGCTTCGCTGACGGCCTGTTCGGCCGCCTGCTCGGCGCCCGCGACCTGGACTACGTCCGGCTCGCCTCCGGCTCCGACCTCTGA
- a CDS encoding demethylmenaquinone methyltransferase → MARAELDKQPADVRRMFDTVARRYDLTNDILSFGQDRRWRKDVLAALDPSYGDLILDLAAGTGTSSQPFADAGASVVPCDFSIGMLQVGKKQRPHLPFTAGDGTRLPFRDGTFDKVTISFGLRNIVDPLAGLAELRRVTKPGGTLVVCEFSHPTLAPWRTVYLEYLMKALPPIARAVSSAPDAYVYLAESIRAWPDQRGLADLIAQAGWTSPQWRNLSGGIVALHRATA, encoded by the coding sequence GTGGCCCGCGCAGAGCTCGACAAACAGCCCGCCGATGTCCGACGGATGTTCGACACCGTCGCGCGGCGCTATGACCTGACCAACGACATCCTCTCCTTCGGGCAGGACCGTCGCTGGCGCAAGGACGTGCTGGCCGCCCTCGACCCGAGCTACGGCGATCTCATCCTCGACCTCGCGGCGGGCACCGGCACCTCCAGCCAGCCGTTCGCCGACGCTGGGGCGAGCGTCGTGCCCTGCGACTTCTCCATCGGCATGCTGCAGGTCGGCAAGAAGCAGCGCCCGCACCTTCCGTTCACCGCCGGCGACGGCACCCGGCTGCCGTTCCGCGACGGGACCTTCGACAAGGTCACGATCTCCTTCGGCCTGCGCAACATCGTCGACCCGCTGGCCGGGCTCGCCGAGCTGCGCCGGGTCACCAAGCCGGGTGGCACGCTGGTGGTCTGCGAGTTCAGCCACCCGACCCTGGCACCGTGGCGCACGGTCTACCTCGAGTACCTGATGAAGGCGCTGCCGCCGATCGCCCGCGCCGTCTCCTCGGCACCCGACGCCTACGTCTACCTCGCCGAGTCGATCCGCGCCTGGCCCGACCAGCGCGGCCTGGCCGACCTGATCGCGCAGGCGGGCTGGACCTCCCCGCAGTGGCGCAACCTCTCGGGCGGCATCGTCGCCCTGCACCGCGCCACCGCCTGA
- a CDS encoding NADH-quinone oxidoreductase subunit A: MELYTPVLVLAGLATLFAVGSVAMSAFVGPKRYNRAKSDSYECGIEPTPQALSGRFPVKYYITAMLFIIFDIEIIFLYPWAMQLDNMAWFGLVEMVLFIATVFVAYVYVWRRGGLDWD; this comes from the coding sequence ATGGAGCTCTACACGCCGGTGCTGGTGCTGGCGGGCCTGGCCACGCTGTTCGCCGTGGGCTCGGTGGCGATGAGCGCCTTCGTCGGCCCCAAGCGCTACAACCGTGCGAAGTCCGACTCCTACGAGTGCGGGATCGAGCCGACGCCGCAGGCCCTGAGCGGGCGTTTCCCGGTGAAGTACTACATCACCGCGATGCTCTTCATCATCTTCGACATCGAGATCATCTTCCTCTACCCGTGGGCCATGCAGCTGGACAACATGGCCTGGTTCGGACTGGTCGAGATGGTCCTGTTCATCGCCACCGTCTTCGTCGCCTACGTCTATGTCTGGCGTCGCGGCGGGCTCGACTGGGACTGA
- a CDS encoding NuoB/complex I 20 kDa subunit family protein yields MGIEEKLPSGVLLSTVEGLAGYMRKASFWPATFGLACCAIEMMTSGGPKYDLARFGMEVFRASPRQADLMIVAGRVSQKMAPVLRQIYDQMAEPKWVLAMGVCASSGGMFNNYAIVQGVDHVVPVDMYLPGCPPRPEMLIDAILKLHDKVQHDTPFGKNREKRVLELEAQGLVALPTSDRAGLLR; encoded by the coding sequence ATGGGAATCGAGGAGAAGCTCCCCAGCGGAGTCCTGCTGAGCACGGTGGAGGGACTGGCCGGCTACATGCGCAAGGCCAGCTTCTGGCCGGCGACGTTCGGGCTCGCCTGCTGCGCCATCGAGATGATGACCTCCGGCGGGCCGAAGTACGACCTCGCCCGGTTCGGCATGGAGGTGTTCCGGGCCAGCCCGCGCCAGGCCGACCTGATGATCGTGGCCGGCCGGGTCAGCCAGAAGATGGCCCCGGTCTTGCGCCAGATCTACGACCAGATGGCCGAGCCCAAGTGGGTGCTGGCGATGGGGGTCTGCGCCAGCTCGGGCGGCATGTTCAACAACTACGCGATCGTCCAGGGCGTCGACCACGTCGTACCGGTCGACATGTACCTGCCCGGCTGCCCGCCGCGCCCGGAGATGCTGATCGACGCGATCCTCAAGCTGCACGACAAGGTCCAGCACGACACACCCTTCGGCAAGAACCGCGAGAAGCGGGTCCTCGAGCTGGAGGCTCAGGGTCTCGTCGCGCTGCCGACCTCCGACCGGGCGGGGCTGCTGCGATGA
- a CDS encoding NADH-quinone oxidoreductase subunit C: MSEGPKIPASGGSPAQAPDNAPEALGEPGYEVRAVGERRGMFGAAGTGDTSGFGGLVAPVVLPGAAQRPYGGWYDAVADGLEGLVEQVVIHRGEITFHIRRDHLLEVVRRLRDDPALRFELLSGVSGVHYPGDAGRELHAVYHLGSFTYNRRIRLEVAVADADPHVPSVMGIYPAADWHEREVWDMFGLVFDGHPALTRILMPDDWPGHPQRKDYPLGGIPVEYKGASVPPPDQRRSYS; encoded by the coding sequence ATGAGCGAGGGCCCGAAGATCCCCGCCTCGGGCGGTTCCCCGGCCCAGGCCCCGGACAACGCACCCGAGGCGCTCGGCGAGCCGGGCTACGAGGTCCGCGCGGTGGGGGAGCGGCGCGGCATGTTCGGCGCCGCGGGCACCGGTGACACCAGCGGTTTCGGTGGCCTGGTCGCCCCCGTCGTGCTGCCCGGGGCCGCACAGCGCCCCTACGGCGGCTGGTACGACGCCGTCGCGGACGGTCTCGAGGGACTGGTCGAGCAGGTGGTGATCCACCGCGGCGAGATCACCTTCCACATCCGCCGCGACCACCTGCTCGAGGTGGTCCGCCGCCTGCGCGACGACCCCGCGCTGCGCTTCGAGCTGCTCTCCGGTGTCAGCGGCGTGCACTACCCGGGCGACGCGGGCCGCGAGCTGCACGCGGTCTACCACCTGGGCTCGTTCACCTACAACCGGCGGATCCGCCTCGAGGTCGCCGTCGCGGACGCCGACCCGCACGTGCCGTCGGTGATGGGGATCTATCCCGCCGCGGACTGGCACGAGCGCGAGGTCTGGGACATGTTCGGGCTCGTCTTCGACGGCCACCCGGCGCTGACCAGGATCCTGATGCCCGATGACTGGCCCGGCCACCCGCAGCGCAAGGACTACCCCCTCGGCGGCATCCCGGTGGAGTACAAGGGCGCCTCCGTGCCGCCGCCCGACCAGCGCAGGAGCTACAGCTGA